A genome region from Pseudomonas pergaminensis includes the following:
- the recB gene encoding exodeoxyribonuclease V subunit beta: MTSKPLALAFPLKGSQLIEASAGTGKTFTISALYLRLVLGHGGEDAGFGRELLPPQILVVTFTDAATKELRERIRIRLAEAARFFREEIEQPDTLIADLRADYPSEQWPACANRLDIAAQWMDEAAVSTIHSWCQRMLREHAFDSGSLFTQTLETDHSDLLGEVLRDYWRLFCYPMHDDALNWVRNNWSGPAALMPRVRALFGSERPTDETREPAELINACLQERREALQTLKAPWQQWAAELRDICLQAVAAKAVDGRKMQARYFEPWFEKISAWAADESLEQLDIGTGFTRLTPDGMAEAWKGEPPQHPGIDAMAGLKAALDALPTPDAAVLQHAAGWVGKRFEEEKRRRAEMGFDDMLIRLNAALQADGGERLASVIREQFPVALIDEFQDTDPVQYSIFDSIYRIEENHLDSGLFLIGDPKQAIYAFRGADIYTYLRARQSTTGRHHTLGTNFRSSHAMVEAVNHVFQRAETGRGAFLFREPKGENPVPFHSVQSQGRKEQLQVDGQTMPAMNLWHLPTDQPVSNAVYRQQLAAACATHIVELLNGGQQGTAGFLQPDASFKGVLPSDIAILVRDGKEAQAVRAELAARGVRSVYLSDKDSVFAAQEAHDLLAWLKACAEPDVERPLRAALACVTLNLSLPELERLNQDELAWESRVMQFRGYRAIWRTQGVLPMLRRLLHDFKLPQTLIARSDGERVLTNLLHLSELLQQAASELDGEQALIRHLAEHLALSGQAGEEQILRLESDEQLVKVVTIHKSKGLEYDLVFLPFICSAKPVDGSRLPLHYHDEHGKSQVSLRPTPELIVQADNERLAEDLRLLYVALTRAKHACWLGIADLKRGNSNSSVLHLSALGYLLGAGASLAESAGLARWLLDLQAGCPAIDYTQVPDAQDIVFHPPRNEARLRAPLLPKRKAAENWWIASYSALRIGDSMSAASLEAPESPQAQKLFDDERLDPDAPREVAASGGDIHRFPRGPNPGTFLHGLLEWAGEEGFNVTPEAIEKAVGARCNRRNWEGWIITLSGWLGHLLQTPLPVDNGHVSLSDLQQYQIEMEFWFASHKVDVLALDKLVCQYTHNGVSRVAAEPVLLNGMFKGFIDLTFEHDGRYYVADYKSNWLGPDDSAYTPDAMEQSILDHRYDLQYVLYLLALHRQLKARVPDYDYDRHVGGALYLFLRGTQSASQGAYFTRPPRELIEGLDLLFQGKPIPPKVEPAWEQGVLL, from the coding sequence ATGACCAGCAAACCCTTGGCCCTTGCGTTTCCGCTCAAAGGCAGTCAACTGATTGAAGCCAGCGCCGGCACCGGCAAGACGTTCACCATCTCCGCCCTTTACCTGCGCCTGGTCCTCGGCCACGGTGGCGAAGACGCAGGCTTTGGCCGTGAATTGCTGCCGCCACAAATCTTGGTGGTGACCTTCACCGACGCCGCCACCAAGGAGCTGCGCGAACGGATCCGCATCCGTCTGGCTGAAGCCGCGCGCTTTTTCCGCGAAGAAATCGAACAGCCCGACACCCTGATCGCCGATCTGCGCGCCGACTACCCCTCCGAACAATGGCCTGCCTGCGCCAATCGCCTGGACATCGCCGCCCAGTGGATGGACGAAGCCGCTGTCTCAACCATCCACAGTTGGTGCCAGCGCATGCTGCGCGAACATGCCTTCGACAGTGGCAGCCTGTTCACCCAGACCCTGGAAACAGACCACAGCGACTTGCTCGGCGAAGTGTTGCGTGATTACTGGCGGCTGTTCTGCTACCCGATGCACGACGATGCGCTCAACTGGGTACGCAATAACTGGAGCGGCCCCGCCGCGTTGATGCCACGGGTACGCGCGTTGTTTGGCAGCGAACGGCCTACGGATGAAACCCGCGAGCCTGCCGAGCTGATCAACGCCTGCCTGCAAGAGCGCCGCGAAGCACTGCAGACACTCAAGGCCCCCTGGCAACAATGGGCCGCCGAGCTGCGCGATATCTGCCTGCAAGCCGTGGCCGCCAAGGCCGTCGATGGCCGCAAGATGCAAGCGCGCTACTTCGAGCCCTGGTTCGAAAAGATCAGCGCCTGGGCCGCTGACGAATCCCTCGAGCAACTGGACATCGGCACCGGCTTCACCCGCCTGACGCCCGACGGCATGGCCGAAGCCTGGAAAGGCGAGCCGCCCCAGCACCCCGGTATCGACGCCATGGCCGGACTCAAGGCGGCCCTTGATGCGCTGCCGACCCCCGACGCCGCCGTGTTGCAGCACGCCGCCGGCTGGGTGGGCAAACGCTTCGAGGAAGAAAAGCGGCGCCGCGCCGAAATGGGTTTCGACGACATGCTCATCCGCCTCAACGCTGCGCTCCAGGCCGACGGTGGCGAACGCCTGGCCAGTGTGATCCGCGAGCAGTTCCCCGTGGCCTTGATCGATGAGTTCCAAGACACCGACCCGGTGCAATACAGCATTTTCGACAGTATCTACCGCATCGAAGAAAACCACCTCGACAGCGGGCTGTTCCTGATCGGCGATCCCAAGCAAGCGATTTACGCCTTCCGGGGCGCCGACATCTACACCTACCTGCGCGCCCGGCAATCCACTACCGGCCGCCACCACACACTGGGCACCAACTTCCGCTCCAGCCACGCAATGGTGGAGGCGGTGAACCACGTGTTCCAGCGTGCAGAAACAGGTCGCGGCGCGTTCCTGTTCCGCGAGCCGAAGGGTGAAAACCCGGTGCCTTTCCATTCGGTGCAGTCCCAGGGGCGCAAAGAGCAACTTCAGGTGGATGGCCAGACAATGCCGGCCATGAACCTCTGGCACTTGCCCACCGACCAGCCGGTGTCCAATGCGGTTTATCGTCAGCAATTGGCTGCCGCCTGTGCCACACACATTGTTGAATTGCTCAACGGCGGGCAGCAAGGTACTGCTGGCTTCCTGCAGCCAGATGCAAGCTTCAAGGGCGTGCTCCCGTCAGACATCGCCATCCTCGTGCGCGATGGCAAGGAGGCCCAGGCCGTACGTGCCGAACTGGCTGCCCGTGGTGTGCGCAGTGTGTATCTGTCCGACAAGGACTCGGTGTTCGCTGCCCAAGAGGCCCACGACCTGCTCGCCTGGCTAAAGGCCTGCGCCGAGCCGGATGTCGAGCGCCCGCTGCGCGCCGCCTTGGCATGCGTCACCCTGAACCTGTCGTTGCCGGAACTGGAGCGTCTGAACCAGGATGAGCTGGCGTGGGAAAGCCGCGTCATGCAGTTCCGTGGCTACCGCGCAATATGGCGGACCCAAGGCGTGCTGCCGATGCTGCGCCGCCTGCTGCACGACTTTAAATTGCCGCAAACCCTGATCGCACGCAGCGATGGCGAACGCGTGCTGACCAACCTGCTGCACCTCAGTGAATTGCTGCAACAAGCGGCATCGGAACTGGATGGCGAACAGGCACTGATCCGACATCTGGCCGAACACCTGGCACTCTCCGGCCAAGCGGGTGAAGAACAAATCCTGCGTCTGGAGAGTGATGAGCAACTGGTCAAGGTGGTGACGATCCACAAGTCAAAAGGCCTGGAGTACGACCTGGTTTTCCTGCCGTTTATCTGCTCGGCCAAACCAGTGGACGGCAGCCGGTTGCCGCTGCACTACCACGATGAACACGGCAAATCCCAGGTCAGCCTGCGCCCAACGCCTGAGTTGATCGTCCAGGCTGATAACGAGCGCCTGGCCGAAGACCTGCGCCTGTTGTATGTAGCGCTTACCCGCGCCAAGCATGCATGCTGGCTGGGCATCGCCGACCTCAAGCGCGGCAACAGCAATAGCTCTGTATTGCATCTTTCAGCGCTGGGCTACTTGCTCGGCGCTGGAGCGTCGTTGGCGGAGTCTGCCGGTTTGGCACGCTGGCTATTGGACCTGCAAGCAGGGTGTCCCGCCATCGACTACACCCAAGTGCCCGACGCGCAAGACATCGTCTTTCACCCACCTCGCAACGAAGCCAGGCTGCGGGCGCCCTTGCTGCCCAAGCGCAAGGCCGCAGAAAACTGGTGGATTGCCTCCTACAGCGCGTTGCGCATCGGCGACAGCATGAGCGCTGCCTCGCTCGAAGCGCCGGAGAGCCCACAGGCCCAGAAGCTCTTCGATGACGAGCGCCTCGACCCCGATGCACCGCGCGAAGTGGCGGCGTCCGGCGGCGATATTCACCGTTTCCCACGCGGCCCGAACCCAGGGACTTTCCTTCACGGTCTGCTGGAATGGGCGGGGGAGGAGGGCTTCAACGTCACACCCGAGGCCATCGAAAAGGCAGTCGGCGCACGCTGCAATCGGCGCAACTGGGAAGGCTGGATCATCACCCTCAGCGGCTGGCTCGGCCACCTGTTGCAAACGCCACTGCCGGTGGATAACGGGCATGTCTCCCTCAGCGATTTGCAGCAGTACCAAATCGAGATGGAGTTCTGGTTCGCCAGCCACAAAGTTGACGTCCTCGCTCTCGACAAACTGGTATGCCAATACACCCATAACGGCGTTTCCCGCGTTGCCGCCGAACCCGTGCTGCTCAATGGTATGTTCAAAGGGTTTATCGACTTGACCTTCGAACATGACGGCCGCTATTACGTGGCCGATTACAAATCCAACTGGCTCGGTCCCGACGATTCGGCCTACACCCCGGACGCTATGGAACAGTCGATCCTCGATCATCGGTACGACCTGCAATACGTGCTTTACCTGCTGGCCCTGCATCGCCAACTCAAGGCGCGCGTGCCGGACTACGACTACGACCGCCATGTCGGCGGCGCGCTGTACCTGTTCCTGCGCGGCACCCAGTCGGCGAGCCAGGGTGCGTATTTCACCCGGCCGCCACGGGAACTGATCGAAGGCCTGGACCTGTTGTTCCAGGGCAAGCCCATCCCGCCCAAGGTTGAGCCCGCCTGGGAACAAGGAGTGTTGTTATGA